The sequence CCACTGAGCCTGAGTCGGCAGGTTTCCCCGCGTCAGCCGATGCGAGATGGCCGACTTCGTCCCCGCGTCCAGGGTTTCCGGCAGCCGCTCGAACGACGGTGGCCAGACATCCAGCAACGAGAAGACCTCATGACCGTCGTGGAGCTTCAGGAGCAGCGCGCAACGCCAGTGAGGCGAGAACTCGGGCCGCCGCCCGGCGGTATGGACCACCACCGGGTACAGATGGTGGAGCGCCGATGGCGCCGCGTTCGTGGCCAACCATCCCGGTCCGTGGTGCCGGTTGAATCCACGCTCCCGTGCCTCCTCGTCGAGGCGCAATAGCTCCGCGGTGTCGATCGCCTTGACGGTACGCGGAACACTTGAGGACATCTGGCGAGTCTTCCATGAGCCGGCCACCAGCATCCTGACCGGTCGCGCGGAGCAGGCCGGGGCATCAGCGAGACGCCGTCCGGGCCTGTTCCGCGGTGCCAGGCTTCGAGGCACCTACTCCGGCGCCGGACGCACCGGCACCAGCTGCTCAGGATCGAACGGTACCCCCGCTCCTGATCGATGCGGTTCGGCGCCCGGCTCGGCGCGTACCGGTGACCCGCCACCCGTTCCGGACGGCTCGCAAGATCACTGGCAGACCCACCCGGACACTCGCAGGATTCGCGCGGAAGCGACACCCCATGTCGCGGCCGGCTCCAGGTTGTGGAGGACAAGACGCTGACCAGCGACTCACCGGGTATGTCCGGACTCCGGCGGAGTGCGTTGTCCGCAATTAGCTTCTGGATTGCTGGTTCGGCGCCTGCGGGCCGGCGGTTGCTCTTGCCAGGTGGGCGTGTCTGGCTAGGGTTTCGTCATGACCGAGGTTCCTCTGGCGGGTGGGCATATCACTCGTGAGGTGGTCCGGGTCGGTGAGACGGTTCGCCGAACAAGTCACGGCACGAGCTTCGCCGTCCGGGTACTGACCTACCTGGAAACCGTTGGCTATGAACATGCGCCGCGCTTTCTGGGCGTCGATGATCACGGCCGGGACGTGTTCACCTTCATTCCCGGCCGGACCACCGACCACCCCAGCCAGCGTGCAGCCGGCGCGTATGCGGCCGGGGGCACGATGCTGCGCGGTCTGCATGATGCGACCGCCGCGCATGAACTGGCCGGGGGTCGCGAATGCGTCATCCATGGCGATCCCGGGCCATTCAACACGATCTTCCAGGCCGGGCTTCCGGTCGCCTTCATCGACTGGGACTCCTGCCGTCCGGGCGACCGGCTGGACGACCTCGGCTATCTGGCCTGGACGTGGTGCATTCAGTCGCAGGGACGGGTGCCGGTGGCGGCGCAGGCCCGCCACCTTCGTGAGCTGCGTGATGGCTATGGCGAGGTGGAAGGTGACGTGCTTGTCCGGGCGATTCTGCGCCGCCAGACCGAGATTGCCGAAACCGAGCGGGCCAACCTTCAAGATCCGAAACATACGGCGGATCGGCGCAGTCACGCCAAGTGGGCCGTGGAGTGGGCGACAGCGGATCGGCAGCTTGTCGAGCGAAACAAGGAACAGTTTCTCGCGGCTCTGGAGTAGGCGGCCCGGGGCGAGGACGAGGCAGTGTTCAGTGAAGTGAGGTCAGCGTGGTCGGATCTCACCCCCGCGGGTCTCCTGTAGTCGGCGATGACGGGTTCGGTGGTGTCGCCGGGGGCGGTGGCCGGGGTCTCGGGAGAGTGGTTGCTGCGACGGTGCCGATGAACAGGTCCGTGTGACGTGCGCAGTCGCGGGCGAGGACGGATCCGATGTGGCGGTGGTAGAGGATTCCGCGTCCGCCTCACCGGTTGCGGGCGAACCATCGGGCGCTGCGCCGGTGCCGGTCGATGCCGTGCTGGTGGGCCTCGGGGATGGCATGGGCGCCGAAACCGCGTTCGGCGCGGCAGGTGGTTCGGCGCAGGC is a genomic window of Actinoplanes teichomyceticus ATCC 31121 containing:
- a CDS encoding aminoglycoside phosphotransferase family protein, which produces MTEVPLAGGHITREVVRVGETVRRTSHGTSFAVRVLTYLETVGYEHAPRFLGVDDHGRDVFTFIPGRTTDHPSQRAAGAYAAGGTMLRGLHDATAAHELAGGRECVIHGDPGPFNTIFQAGLPVAFIDWDSCRPGDRLDDLGYLAWTWCIQSQGRVPVAAQARHLRELRDGYGEVEGDVLVRAILRRQTEIAETERANLQDPKHTADRRSHAKWAVEWATADRQLVERNKEQFLAALE